One Clostridium estertheticum DNA segment encodes these proteins:
- a CDS encoding ArsR/SmtB family transcription factor, with amino-acid sequence MDTDYAKYSEIAEILKVLAHPIRLCIVKSILDQGECNVGHMQTCLSIPQSTVSQHLQKLRYAGVIEGKRQGLEVNYKIRDERIIKLINSILILS; translated from the coding sequence ATGGATACAGATTATGCGAAATATAGTGAAATTGCAGAAATTCTAAAAGTATTGGCACACCCTATTAGGTTATGCATAGTAAAAAGTATATTAGATCAAGGAGAGTGCAATGTAGGCCATATGCAGACATGCTTATCGATTCCTCAATCTACTGTATCTCAGCATCTACAGAAGTTAAGATATGCTGGTGTAATAGAGGGCAAGAGGCAGGGCCTTGAAGTTAACTATAAAATTAGAGATGAAAGAATAATAAAGTTAATAAATTCAATTTTAATATTGAGTTAA
- a CDS encoding zinc-ribbon domain-containing protein — protein MADKTLVCKDCSKDFVFTEGEQEFYKEKGFDNEPQRCVDCRRARKQQNDRGFRR, from the coding sequence ATGGCAGATAAAACTTTAGTATGTAAAGACTGTTCAAAAGACTTCGTATTCACTGAAGGCGAGCAAGAATTTTACAAAGAAAAAGGATTCGATAATGAACCTCAAAGATGTGTTGATTGCAGAAGAGCAAGAAAACAACAAAACGACAGAGGATTCAGAAGATAG
- a CDS encoding cation-translocating P-type ATPase: MENKSLVGLNNEEVKVLREKYGFNELIKIKKSNPILKFLSVFKEPMFLLLAGAATLYFILGEPREGSIMLIFVLFVATITFVQEWKTEKTMDALKDLTAPHVTAMRNGKKHVIKSSELVPCDIIFLSEGNRIPADCEVIEESNFSVDESSLTGESEPVYKVAIGTVDSSKDYWKQDYLYAGTLSNFGKCTARVKTIGFETEYGKIGKAISETKEEPSPLQKKVSQLVKTLAIAGFILCIIVIGFSYIYTGEFIKSILAGVTLAMAIIPEEFPVVLTIFLSLGAFRLAKKNTLIRKIPAVETLGSTTVLCVDKTGTITQNIMRAKTIYSNGFIDPDKMQDKDLAKLLVLACEKDPYDPMEKAIVDTGKDKIDLTDLYKLELAKKFAFDSKTKRMANIYKENAAYYIAAKGSPETILPLCNLAQNEEIKILDTIDTMANKGLRVLALADLITNTLNDNLDQYSLCFRGLIGLQDPPKDGVQDAIAVCKKAGVRVMMITGDYSKTAMAIGTEIGLNFNNCAITGDEIDIMTDEELCVAVSHCDIFSRVIPEHKMKIVKALKKNGEIVAMTGDGVNDAPALKNANIGIAMGKRGTEVAKEAADMILMDDNFTTIVHSIEDGRRVFDNIRKAMVYIMIIHIPIMALALFSPIFNLPQILLPVHIVLLELILDPTCSIVFEGEPAEDYIMDQPPRSPDEPLLTRGLTKKVILQGATMFLAAFLPFHYMVDSGFSADYARTFSLMVLIVGNVVLVLVNRSNTKYLISIFKEKGSKARFYINSLALVMLFSIVYIPAAHPIFKTVALNFKTAILACILGAASTGWWEIVKFFNNSKRNNIRKNSIIQIVKD; the protein is encoded by the coding sequence ATGGAAAATAAATCATTAGTAGGTTTGAATAATGAAGAGGTAAAAGTCCTTAGAGAGAAATATGGTTTTAATGAACTTATTAAAATTAAAAAGTCTAATCCTATACTAAAATTTTTAAGTGTATTCAAAGAGCCTATGTTTTTATTATTAGCAGGAGCCGCAACCTTATACTTTATACTAGGTGAACCTCGCGAAGGTAGTATAATGCTTATCTTTGTTCTTTTTGTTGCCACCATAACCTTCGTTCAGGAATGGAAAACCGAAAAGACCATGGATGCGCTAAAAGATTTGACCGCGCCCCATGTTACCGCAATGAGGAATGGCAAAAAACATGTAATCAAAAGCTCAGAGCTTGTACCTTGTGATATAATTTTTTTATCCGAGGGAAACCGTATTCCTGCAGATTGTGAAGTTATTGAGGAATCAAACTTCTCAGTTGATGAATCTTCCCTTACTGGTGAGAGTGAGCCTGTATACAAGGTAGCAATAGGAACTGTAGACTCCTCAAAAGACTATTGGAAACAGGATTATTTATATGCAGGTACACTTTCTAATTTTGGAAAATGTACCGCTAGAGTAAAGACAATAGGCTTTGAAACTGAGTATGGGAAAATAGGGAAAGCAATAAGTGAAACAAAGGAAGAACCTTCTCCTCTTCAAAAAAAGGTATCTCAATTAGTAAAAACTCTAGCTATTGCCGGTTTTATCCTATGTATTATAGTAATAGGTTTTTCCTATATATATACTGGTGAATTTATCAAGAGTATCCTTGCAGGTGTAACCTTGGCTATGGCAATTATCCCAGAGGAATTCCCCGTGGTACTTACAATATTCTTATCACTAGGCGCTTTTAGGCTAGCTAAAAAGAATACCTTAATTCGAAAAATCCCTGCTGTGGAAACTTTAGGTTCTACCACAGTGCTTTGCGTAGATAAAACAGGAACAATTACACAAAACATAATGAGGGCAAAAACTATATATAGCAATGGATTTATAGACCCTGATAAAATGCAGGATAAAGATTTAGCTAAGCTTTTAGTTTTAGCTTGTGAAAAAGATCCCTATGACCCCATGGAAAAAGCTATAGTAGACACTGGCAAAGATAAAATAGACTTAACTGATCTTTACAAGCTTGAGCTAGCTAAAAAATTTGCTTTTGATTCTAAAACTAAAAGAATGGCAAATATTTATAAAGAAAACGCTGCCTACTATATAGCCGCTAAAGGTTCCCCAGAAACTATACTACCCTTATGTAATTTAGCCCAAAATGAAGAAATTAAAATTTTAGATACTATAGATACTATGGCTAACAAGGGATTAAGAGTTCTTGCACTGGCAGATTTAATAACTAATACCCTTAATGATAATTTAGATCAATATAGTTTATGTTTTAGGGGATTAATTGGACTTCAGGACCCACCAAAAGATGGTGTACAGGATGCAATAGCCGTATGTAAAAAAGCTGGCGTAAGAGTAATGATGATAACAGGAGATTATTCTAAAACAGCTATGGCCATAGGAACTGAAATAGGTCTTAATTTTAATAATTGTGCTATTACTGGAGATGAAATTGATATTATGACGGATGAGGAACTTTGCGTAGCCGTTAGCCATTGTGATATTTTCTCAAGAGTAATTCCAGAACATAAAATGAAGATAGTTAAGGCACTTAAAAAGAATGGCGAAATTGTTGCAATGACTGGAGATGGAGTAAATGATGCTCCAGCACTAAAAAATGCTAATATAGGTATTGCAATGGGAAAAAGAGGAACAGAGGTTGCGAAAGAAGCAGCGGATATGATTCTAATGGACGATAATTTTACAACTATAGTTCACTCCATAGAGGATGGTAGAAGGGTTTTTGATAACATTCGTAAAGCTATGGTATATATAATGATAATTCATATTCCTATTATGGCCCTCGCATTATTTTCACCTATTTTTAACTTACCACAAATATTACTACCCGTTCATATTGTTCTTTTGGAGCTGATTTTGGATCCAACCTGCTCTATAGTTTTTGAAGGTGAACCCGCAGAAGATTATATAATGGATCAGCCCCCACGTTCGCCAGATGAACCACTGCTTACAAGAGGTTTAACAAAAAAAGTTATATTGCAGGGTGCAACAATGTTTTTAGCAGCATTTTTACCTTTTCACTATATGGTTGATTCAGGTTTCAGTGCAGACTATGCAAGAACCTTTTCGCTAATGGTACTAATAGTTGGAAATGTAGTTTTAGTCTTAGTTAATAGATCTAACACTAAGTATCTAATTAGTATTTTCAAGGAAAAAGGTAGTAAGGCTAGATTTTACATTAATAGCTTAGCCTTAGTAATGTTATTTTCCATAGTGTATATTCCAGCCGCCCACCCTATTTTTAAAACTGTGGCACTAAATTTTAAGACCGCTATATTAGCCTGCATCCTTGGTGCTGCTTCTACTGGCTGGTGGGAAATCGTTAAGTTTTTTAATAATTCAAAACGCAATAACATAAGAAAAAATTCTATTATTCAGATAGTTAAAGATTAA
- a CDS encoding TetR/AcrR family transcriptional regulator has protein sequence MAKENKEEKILESAIALFSKKGFSATTTSEIAKDAGVAEGTVFRYYKTKKHLLIKVMSKLIEVMSEELIANPVGKILKDNTTKDDADILKMLLMDRLDVFNRYWDIIQVIITEIQFHEDIRESFLKNVVFKVKDVLGEFIESGIAKGRFKDFDSILVSRALLGTFMAYIIQKKIMGENKQVGSKQEVDKIIDLFLNGLAVNKI, from the coding sequence ATGGCTAAAGAAAATAAAGAAGAAAAGATATTAGAATCCGCAATAGCGCTGTTTTCAAAAAAAGGATTTAGTGCAACAACTACTAGTGAGATCGCAAAAGATGCAGGGGTAGCTGAGGGGACGGTTTTTAGGTATTATAAAACAAAAAAACATCTTTTAATTAAAGTTATGAGTAAACTTATTGAGGTTATGAGTGAGGAGCTTATAGCAAATCCTGTGGGGAAAATTTTAAAAGATAATACCACTAAAGATGATGCAGATATATTAAAAATGCTACTCATGGACAGACTAGATGTGTTCAATAGATACTGGGATATTATACAGGTTATTATTACTGAAATTCAGTTTCATGAGGATATTAGAGAAAGTTTTTTAAAAAATGTTGTATTTAAAGTTAAGGATGTATTAGGAGAATTTATTGAAAGTGGCATTGCAAAAGGTCGATTTAAAGATTTTGATTCAATATTAGTTAGCAGAGCACTACTCGGAACTTTTATGGCATATATTATTCAAAAGAAAATTATGGGCGAAAATAAACAAGTTGGAAGTAAGCAAGAAGTAGATAAAATAATTGACTTATTCTTAAACGGACTTGCGGTAAATAAAATTTAA
- a CDS encoding HlyD family secretion protein — protein sequence MKKISLTFMSLFLVFMFTGCSTSKAGEDNRYTATVESDSYNISTEVGGVISSISLVQGQELKQGEKTAQLDTKLYELQKKQATIALNSAVLKKDSLPSTATDNMIKQADNGIEASQNAVDLAQLQLDKTNIKSGFNGIVTEVFVNKGEMVAPGMNIAKVINNSEKFAQIYVEESKRHEIKLGEVLGIYFNEKEIGSGKITFISPVSEFTPKNTETKAGKEKTVFQVKLSMTDNKNIVPGMMVDVMLKAGE from the coding sequence ATGAAAAAGATAAGTTTGACATTTATGAGTTTATTCCTAGTTTTTATGTTCACGGGATGTAGTACATCTAAAGCAGGAGAGGATAACAGGTATACTGCAACTGTTGAGAGTGATAGCTATAATATTTCTACAGAAGTAGGTGGTGTGATTAGTTCCATAAGTTTAGTGCAAGGACAAGAGCTAAAGCAGGGCGAAAAGACTGCACAGCTTGATACAAAACTATATGAGCTTCAAAAGAAGCAAGCAACTATAGCTTTAAATTCTGCAGTGCTTAAAAAAGACTCCTTGCCGAGCACGGCTACAGATAATATGATAAAACAAGCTGATAATGGAATTGAAGCATCACAAAATGCTGTGGACCTAGCTCAGCTTCAATTAGATAAAACTAATATAAAGAGTGGATTTAACGGCATAGTTACGGAGGTTTTTGTAAACAAAGGCGAAATGGTTGCACCAGGAATGAATATTGCCAAGGTAATAAATAATAGTGAAAAATTTGCTCAAATATATGTTGAAGAGTCCAAAAGACATGAAATTAAATTAGGCGAAGTCTTAGGTATTTATTTTAATGAGAAGGAAATAGGCAGTGGAAAGATAACATTTATTTCACCTGTGTCAGAGTTTACGCCTAAAAATACTGAAACAAAAGCAGGAAAAGAAAAGACTGTGTTTCAAGTTAAGCTTTCAATGACAGATAATAAAAATATTGTGCCAGGAATGATGGTAGACGTAATGCTGAAAGCTGGTGAATAA
- a CDS encoding ABC transporter ATP-binding protein, with the protein MDMAIEVNNLTKKFGNFAAVNDISFEVPKGKIFGFLGPNGSGKSTTIRMLCGVLTPSSGSAKVLGYDVFKEGEKIKQNIGYMSQKFSLYEELTVNENLDFYAGIYGLSKKERDERKKGIIKMAGLVGREKTMTKNLSGGWKQRLALGCALIHKPKLLVLDEPTAGVDPVSRRVFWQIIYSLANRGITVLVTTHYMDEAASCDMVSFIFNGKIIASGTPKELIEKEGVNNLEDVFIKYVEKESNEKIESSFEDIKFALGEE; encoded by the coding sequence ATGGATATGGCAATAGAGGTAAATAATCTTACAAAAAAATTCGGGAACTTTGCTGCAGTTAATGATATTAGCTTTGAGGTACCGAAGGGGAAAATATTTGGTTTTTTAGGACCAAATGGTTCGGGAAAATCCACTACTATTAGAATGCTCTGTGGGGTTCTAACTCCTAGCTCGGGCAGTGCTAAGGTTCTGGGCTATGATGTTTTTAAAGAGGGAGAAAAAATAAAACAGAATATTGGTTATATGTCTCAAAAATTCAGCTTATATGAAGAATTAACTGTAAATGAAAATCTGGATTTTTACGCAGGAATATATGGTCTAAGTAAAAAAGAAAGAGATGAGAGAAAGAAAGGAATAATAAAAATGGCAGGCCTTGTAGGGCGGGAAAAAACTATGACTAAAAATCTATCAGGTGGATGGAAACAGCGTCTGGCTTTAGGTTGCGCACTAATCCATAAACCAAAGCTATTAGTATTAGATGAGCCTACAGCTGGAGTGGACCCAGTTTCAAGAAGGGTATTTTGGCAAATAATTTATTCCCTTGCAAACCGTGGAATAACAGTGCTGGTTACAACACATTATATGGATGAGGCAGCTAGTTGTGATATGGTAAGCTTTATTTTTAACGGTAAAATTATTGCAAGTGGAACTCCAAAGGAGCTAATTGAAAAAGAAGGGGTAAATAATTTAGAAGATGTTTTTATAAAATATGTTGAAAAAGAGAGCAATGAGAAAATTGAAAGCTCTTTTGAAGATATTAAATTTGCTCTGGGAGAGGAGTAA
- a CDS encoding ABC transporter permease: MNMQRFISIIKKEFIQIKRDKASFGIAIMMPIMMMVLFGYAVTTELDNISTAVIDQNHTKESREFIKSFENTGYFKITSEENNIESVQSAIDSGLVHAAIIIPPDYSSKILKGEKPAVQFLIDGSDPTTARTVFSSGVLTGERYGVKFWSKSMEKYPSKASIGGVEVNTRVLYNPSLRNQNFVIPGLVGLIMQNITILLTAFALVRERERGTIEQLMVSPVTAPELILGKLVPYVVIGYLDFIFALSLGVGWFSVPVMGSLPLLLFLGLGFVICALAIGILISTAAKTQLQAMQLSFLVLLPSILLSGFIFPRESMPKIIQFLGSIIPLTYFLNILRGIILKGVGMEVMYKDVFILFSIGLILLTLSIVQFRKTLD; this comes from the coding sequence ATGAATATGCAGAGATTTATTTCAATAATTAAAAAGGAATTTATTCAAATTAAAAGAGATAAGGCTAGTTTTGGAATAGCAATTATGATGCCTATTATGATGATGGTGCTTTTCGGATATGCTGTCACTACAGAGCTGGATAATATATCTACAGCAGTAATAGATCAAAACCATACTAAAGAGAGTAGAGAATTTATAAAGAGTTTTGAAAATACAGGATATTTTAAAATAACTAGTGAAGAAAATAACATAGAAAGTGTTCAGAGCGCCATAGATAGCGGACTGGTTCATGCAGCAATAATAATTCCTCCAGATTATAGCAGTAAAATACTAAAAGGGGAAAAGCCCGCAGTACAATTTCTAATTGATGGCTCAGACCCAACTACAGCTAGAACAGTTTTTAGTAGTGGGGTTTTAACAGGAGAAAGATATGGTGTTAAATTCTGGAGTAAGTCCATGGAGAAGTATCCGAGTAAAGCATCAATAGGAGGAGTAGAGGTTAATACTAGAGTACTCTATAATCCTAGTCTGCGAAATCAAAACTTTGTAATTCCAGGCCTTGTAGGACTAATAATGCAGAATATAACTATATTATTAACAGCCTTTGCCTTAGTTAGAGAGAGGGAGAGAGGAACTATTGAGCAGTTAATGGTTTCGCCAGTGACAGCTCCAGAATTAATACTCGGAAAACTTGTACCATACGTTGTCATTGGGTATTTAGATTTTATTTTTGCACTGTCCTTAGGCGTAGGATGGTTCTCAGTACCTGTTATGGGGAGTTTGCCCCTGTTATTATTTTTAGGCTTAGGATTTGTTATTTGTGCACTAGCTATAGGAATTCTAATATCTACTGCCGCAAAAACACAACTTCAAGCAATGCAGCTTAGTTTCCTAGTTCTACTTCCAAGCATTCTTTTGTCTGGTTTTATTTTCCCAAGAGAATCAATGCCAAAAATAATTCAGTTTTTAGGTAGTATTATACCACTTACTTATTTCTTGAATATTTTAAGAGGCATTATACTCAAGGGAGTAGGAATGGAAGTGATGTATAAGGATGTGTTTATTCTATTTTCTATAGGATTAATTTTATTAACATTAAGCATAGTTCAATTTAGAAAAACATTAGATTAA
- a CDS encoding DMT family transporter, with translation MSNRKIYLLMVLSAFFWSGAFIAGKLSVPFIPTFTLTFLRFFIATTILYFVLKSKDKSNYQLTKKDIPIFLFTGIVGMFGYHVFFFTALKYTTAINSSLIGATNPIITAILCIIFLKDKITFKRAIGIILSFTGVFLTITNANLSTMQTLSLNKGDLLMFIAVCLWAAYSVFSKVVLHKFSPLILTFYSFLFCTIFLIPFVIYERPWTFINQVPYYSFLAVVYMSIFASVIGYLVQQISIKQIGPSKTSIFINLVPIFSIILSVTILKESISAVKVFTALLIITGVYICQKN, from the coding sequence ATGTCAAACAGAAAGATTTATTTATTAATGGTTTTATCTGCGTTCTTTTGGTCAGGGGCATTTATTGCTGGAAAACTTTCCGTACCTTTTATTCCAACCTTCACTTTGACTTTTTTAAGGTTCTTTATTGCCACCACTATTCTTTATTTTGTATTAAAATCTAAAGACAAAAGCAATTATCAATTAACTAAAAAAGATATCCCTATATTTTTATTTACAGGTATAGTTGGAATGTTTGGGTATCATGTTTTCTTTTTTACTGCCTTAAAATATACAACTGCAATAAATTCTTCACTAATAGGAGCCACAAATCCCATAATAACAGCAATTTTATGTATTATATTTTTGAAGGATAAAATAACCTTTAAAAGAGCTATTGGAATAATTTTATCATTTACAGGTGTTTTTTTAACTATAACGAATGCAAACCTATCCACAATGCAAACCCTATCCTTAAACAAAGGTGATTTATTAATGTTTATAGCTGTTTGTTTGTGGGCTGCCTATTCTGTTTTTAGTAAGGTGGTTTTGCATAAATTTTCTCCCCTAATACTAACCTTCTATAGTTTTTTATTTTGTACCATTTTTTTAATTCCTTTTGTTATATATGAAAGGCCTTGGACCTTTATAAATCAAGTTCCCTACTACTCATTTTTAGCCGTGGTATATATGAGTATATTTGCATCTGTTATAGGATATTTAGTTCAGCAAATCTCCATTAAACAAATAGGTCCAAGCAAAACTTCAATCTTCATTAATTTAGTACCTATTTTTTCTATTATACTTTCAGTAACTATATTAAAAGAAAGTATATCAGCGGTAAAGGTTTTTACTGCCCTTCTTATAATTACAGGAGTGTATATATGCCAAAAAAATTAG
- the nagZ gene encoding beta-N-acetylhexosaminidase, which translates to MFKKSTLILVLILLMPIMSGCNIIKKVNNQNVNNTVVQDEATKDNDSQDLEVIPEPQKIDPIIEQISKMTIDEKIGQMLVVGIEGYDLNVNTKSLLEKSKVGGVILFSNNVQDTSQLLSLLNSLKSENLQNKIPLFLSIDEEGGRVTRMPMEFKKFPTNKAIGKINDETLSYKIGATIAYEIGSFGFNMNFAPILDVNSNPKNPVIGDRSFGSNVNIVSSLGIQTMKGIQSQNIIPVVKHFPGHGDTSVDSHMGLPSVNNDLKRLKSFELIPFAEAIKNNADAVMIAHILLPKIDSENPSSLSKIIITDILRTDLKFNGVIITDDMTMGAIIKNYNIGQAAVKSVKAGTDIVLVCHGYDNEVAVINAMKSAVSKGEISKQSIDQSVYRILSLKKKYKLKDEIIKSVDVDGINNKIYEVLKNNF; encoded by the coding sequence TTGTTTAAAAAATCTACTCTAATTCTAGTGTTAATATTGCTTATGCCGATTATGTCTGGTTGTAATATAATTAAGAAGGTTAACAATCAAAATGTAAATAATACTGTAGTACAGGATGAGGCAACAAAAGATAATGATTCACAAGATTTAGAAGTGATACCAGAGCCTCAAAAAATAGATCCAATCATAGAGCAAATAAGTAAAATGACTATAGATGAGAAGATAGGACAAATGCTTGTAGTTGGAATTGAGGGCTATGACTTAAATGTGAATACTAAAAGTCTCCTAGAAAAGTCTAAGGTAGGTGGAGTTATATTATTTTCAAATAATGTTCAAGATACAAGTCAGCTTCTTAGTCTACTGAATTCATTAAAAAGTGAAAATCTACAAAATAAAATACCACTATTTTTGTCTATTGATGAAGAGGGTGGTAGAGTAACAAGAATGCCTATGGAGTTTAAAAAATTTCCAACCAATAAAGCAATAGGAAAAATAAATGATGAGACACTATCGTATAAGATAGGTGCTACAATAGCCTATGAGATAGGCTCCTTTGGCTTTAATATGAACTTTGCACCGATTCTTGATGTTAACAGTAATCCAAAGAATCCAGTCATAGGGGACAGGTCTTTTGGATCAAATGTAAATATAGTAAGCAGCTTAGGGATTCAAACTATGAAGGGAATTCAATCGCAAAATATTATACCTGTAGTGAAACATTTTCCTGGACATGGAGATACCTCTGTAGATTCTCATATGGGATTACCATCTGTAAATAATGATTTAAAAAGGTTAAAGAGTTTTGAGCTAATACCTTTTGCAGAAGCAATAAAAAATAATGCGGATGCAGTAATGATTGCACATATACTTTTACCTAAGATAGATAGTGAAAATCCATCTTCATTGTCAAAAATAATTATTACTGATATCTTAAGAACTGACCTTAAGTTTAATGGTGTTATAATCACTGATGATATGACTATGGGTGCTATAATAAAAAACTATAATATTGGCCAAGCTGCTGTTAAATCAGTAAAGGCAGGAACTGATATAGTGCTTGTGTGTCATGGCTATGATAATGAAGTAGCGGTAATTAATGCGATGAAAAGCGCAGTATCAAAGGGAGAAATATCTAAGCAAAGCATAGATCAAAGTGTTTATAGAATACTTAGTCTAAAGAAAAAATATAAATTGAAAGATGAAATAATAAAATCTGTAGATGTTGATGGTATAAATAATAAAATATATGAGGTGCTAAAAAATAATTTTTAA
- a CDS encoding amidase domain-containing protein, producing the protein MRIIIHKKCMPIIILSFTLLLLCLFYYKSDNFYTNKNIAIPTMALIPPDKTEITKVLENIYNDRCSMFITKDLTNLPSYYDASQKLGKWSLEHEIKRFKYFNDWSSQRGMNFIKVESTPNVRKITTTQRGLRLLVDEYYKFQYTYKNDVTPTTNVFGVGLTHSMELIKNGDKWIIYSDWYLDCFEDALKSYLGELKDMKLDVDKEPIYTLGNCTKIPSEVKAIPKGHYNKINAVKYADKYCGIPWASESLTKYNKKYTNYTGIGGNCTNYVSQSIGDSEGGGLRFDGAWHCTYKKYGGADGSSAWVNADAFKNYLLYSGRGKLLGKGTFKELISPIPGYPCGAVQKLDIGDLICYAKGRDIDHFAIVTGFDSHGYPLVNTHTIDRYHVPWDLGWGDKNINFYLIHLK; encoded by the coding sequence ATGAGAATTATTATTCACAAAAAATGTATGCCTATTATTATTTTATCTTTTACTTTATTATTATTATGTTTGTTTTACTATAAATCGGATAATTTCTACACTAATAAAAATATAGCTATTCCTACAATGGCTTTAATACCTCCTGATAAAACTGAAATTACAAAAGTGCTAGAAAATATTTATAATGATCGTTGTTCCATGTTTATTACTAAAGACCTTACTAATCTTCCTAGTTATTATGATGCATCTCAAAAACTTGGAAAGTGGAGTTTAGAGCATGAAATTAAAAGATTCAAATATTTTAATGATTGGTCAAGTCAAAGAGGTATGAATTTTATAAAAGTTGAATCTACACCTAACGTGAGAAAAATAACTACAACCCAAAGAGGTCTTCGCTTATTAGTGGATGAATATTATAAATTCCAGTATACTTATAAAAATGATGTAACCCCTACTACAAATGTTTTTGGAGTAGGATTAACACACTCAATGGAATTGATAAAAAATGGTGATAAATGGATAATTTATTCTGATTGGTATTTAGATTGTTTTGAAGATGCTCTGAAGTCTTATTTGGGAGAATTAAAAGACATGAAGCTTGATGTTGACAAAGAACCTATTTATACCCTAGGTAATTGTACTAAAATACCATCTGAAGTAAAGGCTATTCCCAAAGGTCATTATAACAAAATAAATGCTGTTAAATATGCAGATAAATACTGTGGAATACCCTGGGCTAGCGAAAGTTTAACAAAATATAATAAAAAGTACACAAATTATACAGGCATTGGTGGAAATTGTACTAATTACGTATCTCAATCAATAGGAGATAGTGAAGGTGGTGGTCTACGATTTGATGGTGCTTGGCACTGTACTTACAAAAAATACGGTGGAGCTGACGGAAGCTCAGCCTGGGTTAATGCCGATGCCTTTAAGAACTATTTGCTTTATAGTGGTAGAGGAAAATTACTAGGAAAAGGGACATTTAAAGAGTTAATTTCGCCCATTCCTGGGTACCCATGTGGTGCAGTACAAAAATTGGATATAGGAGATCTCATTTGTTATGCCAAAGGTAGAGATATAGATCATTTTGCTATAGTAACAGGTTTTGATTCTCATGGTTACCCTCTTGTTAACACACACACCATCGATAGATATCATGTACCTTGGGACTTAGGCTGGGGAGATAAAAATATTAATTTTTACTTAATACATTTAAAATAA